One part of the Solea solea chromosome 1, fSolSol10.1, whole genome shotgun sequence genome encodes these proteins:
- the ro60 gene encoding 60 kDa SS-A/Ro ribonucleoprotein — MEPSGSTTVVTSSNHTHNSTGDGSCPWEVGDKAKLCRFLCYGSEGDIYTAREEGHVSMENAGALLSLLQEGRGTEVVDEIKRFTCDAQAVSLHPSLFALALCSQYSELKTRQAAFKAVKEVCRNPAHLFAFIQYKKELKEGMTCGIWGRALRKAVSDWYNEQDPMNLAAVVTKFKQREGWSHQDLLRLSHTKPANESIALICKYLTKGWKEVQAAYGEKENSEEVLKVLSYLEVVEKVKHSCDETEVINLIEEYKLEREQLLTDHLKSKQVWRALLKEMPLHSVLWTLGKMTSNKILEPGGSATQALCERIQSEAALEKAKIHPFSILLALENYKRGQGYQGKTKWEPNSSILKAMDSAFYTSSMNVEPVGKRFLLAVDVSTSLSSIVPGTSVNTAIAAAAITLIFARTEVDTQVLAYSEGALVPCTVSADVTLAQATTELVKIPGGSTDCTLPIIWATENGKAVDVFIILTNNPVWTFTASPVEFLQKHREKFGANSKLVMCGLTSTGHALADTEDRGLLSMCGFDLGSFSVIRNLAQGLI, encoded by the exons ATGGAACCATCGGGAAGTACTACAGTAGTCACATCTAGCAACCACACCCACAACTCAACAGGTGATGGCAGTTGTCCATGGGAGGTCGGCGATAAGGCCAAACTGTGTCGATTCCTCTGCTATGGCTCAGAGGGAGACATATACACTGCCAGAGAGGAGGGACATGTCAGCATGGAGAACGCTGGAGCCCTCCTTTCTCTGCTGCAGGAAGGACGGGGCACCGAGGTGGTGGATGAGATAAAAAGGTTCACTTGCGATGCTCAAGCTGTCAGTCTCCATCCCTCGCTCTTTGCCTTAGCCTTGTGTTCTCAATATTCTGAGCTAAAGACGAGGCAGGCAGCATTCAAAGCTGTAAAAGAAGTTTGTCGGAATCCTGCCCATCTGTTTGCTTTCATTCAGTATAAGAAGGAACTGAAAGAGGGTATGACGTGTGGGATTTGGGGACGTGCTCTGAGGAAAGCAGTGTCTGACTGGTATAATGAGCAAGATCCCATGAACCTAGCTGCAGTTGTGACCAAATTCAAACAAAGAGAGGGATGGTCGCATCAGGATCTGCTGAggctctctcacaccaaaccagCTAATGAAT caaTTGCTTTGATTTGCAAATATCTAACAAAAGGATGGAAAGAAGTCCAGGCAGCGTATGGAGAAAAAGAGAATTCAGAAGAGGTCCTCAAAGTGCTTTCATATCTTGAAGTGGTAGAGAAGGTCAAGCACAGTTGTGATGAAACGGAGGTCATCAATTTAATAGAGGAATACAAACTGGAGAGGGAACAGCTACTGACAGACCATCTGAAGTCCAAACAG GTATGGAGAGCTCTGTTGAAGGAAATGCCTCTCCACTCAGTGCTCTGGACCTTGGGTAAGATGACATCAAACAAAATTCTTGAACCTGGAGGCTCAGCAACTCAGGCTCTGTGTGAAAGAATCCAGAGTGAGGCAGCACTGGAGAAG GCAAAGATCCACCCCTTCAGCATTCTCTTGGCTTTAGAGAATTACAAAAGAGGCCAAGGTTATCAGGGTAAAACAAAATGGGAGCCAAACAGCAGCATCCTGAAAGCAATGGACTCTGCCTTTTATACAAGTTCTATG AATGTGGAGCCTGTGGGCAAACGCTTTCTCTTGGCAGTAGATGTGAGCACATCACTGAGCAGTATTGTACCTGGGACATCAGTCAACACtgccattgctgctgctgcaataaCCCTG ATTTTTGCAAGGACAGAGGTGGACACACAGGTGCTGGCCTATTCAGAAGGAGCTTTGGTTCCATGCACCGTGTCTGCCGACGTGACTCTTGCACAAGCAACAACTGAACTGGTTAAG ATCCCGGGTGGAAGCACAGACTGTACACTTCCAATTATATGGGCCACAGAGAATGGGAAAGCTGTAGATGTGTTCATCATTCTGACCAACAATCCAGTCTGGACATTTACTGCGAGCCCTGTGGAGTTTCTACAAAAGCACAGAGAA AAATTTGGAGCCAATTCCAAGTTGGTGATGTGTGGGCTGACTTCCACTGGACACGCCTTAGCAGACACTGAAGACAGGGGTTTACTGAGCATGTGCGGCTTTGACCTTGGATCTTTTAGTGTCATTCGCAACCTAGCCCAGGGTCTGATCTGA